CACTTTTGTGATCTATCTCCCGTCTTCACAAGTTGTAGAAGCAGATGATTCGCAAACAGATTTTACCCTGGTAAAAGGCAGTGAGTGTATTCTGCTGGTAGACGATGAAGAAGGGCCGATAGAAGTTGAAAAATTAATGCTTAAAGAATTGGGATACTCCGTTATTACAGCCGAAAACGGCATGGAAGCCATCGACATTTATGCTGAAAATTCGGATAAAGTGGATCTGGTTGCGCTGGATATGATTATGCCGGAGATGAGCGGCAAAGCGACTTATGAGGAGTTGAAAAAAATCAACCCGGCTGTCAGGGTTTTACTGGTGAGCGGTTACAGTACCAACAAACAAACCGAAGAATTATTCGAGATGGGGTGCAGCGGATTTATCCAAAAGCCCTTCGACATTATCGAACTGTCACAGAAACTCAGACAGGTACTGGATAACTAAACACCATTAATCGTCTTGATGCACAGCGCCGGTAAGCATGGCGATACGAGATTGGCGCAGGTGGGTTAAACGACCATCCATTACTGATATCATGGGCCACCATTTGACGGGCTCAGAATGATTTCAATCCGGCGGTTTTGGTGCCGCCCACCAAAGGTTTTGTTAGAAGCCACCGGTTTATAGTAACTGTACCCCCGAGCTGACAGCCTCTGCGGTTGCAGCTGCCCCTCCTCCTGAAGAAATCGTGCCACCGCTGCAGCCCGCGCAACCGATAGCTCCCAGTTGCTGGGAAATCTCACCTTTAAGGAAGGCCCCAGAGGCATGTTATCCGTATGGCCTTCAACCAGGACATATTGATCATCTTGCTGCCGGATGGATTCAGCAAACGCCAGCAACAAGGCTTTGCCTTTTGCATTAATCTCAACACTGCCTGAATCGAACAGAATCCTATCAATGAAGATGACCTTGAGCGTATCCTCCAGCTCAACAAGCTCTATTTGCTGGGCGGCGATCTCATCCTTTAAACTCGTGGCGATGGTCTTTTTGGTGTCATCTAACAACCCGATAACCTTATTTTGCAGTTTGATTACCGATTTCTTTTTCGCCAGATCGCTGTTCAAGCGCTCGACATTTTGGTTAAGCTTTAAATTAATCTTTTGCAGCGAGGCGTTGGTGACTTTCAGGTCCGCCAGATTTTGATTGCATTTGGCTTCCGCCTGCTGTAAGCGCTTTAATTCTGAATCCTGGCTTTTTATGCGCTGATCAGCCTCATAGAGTTGTAGCTGAAAATGCTTGAGCTCGTCTTGCAAAAGTGCGTTTTGACTCTGCAGTTTTTGGTCGGCGACACATGCCTGCAGCCCAAACACCATCAAGAATAAGACCCCGATCGAGAACCGACTTCCCATACCCATCATTCCTGTAAGCCGTGTAGTAGATAAGTTGTTGATTCGTTATTATATTTTTA
The Desulfobacterales bacterium DNA segment above includes these coding regions:
- a CDS encoding OmpA family protein, with product MGSRFSIGVLFLMVFGLQACVADQKLQSQNALLQDELKHFQLQLYEADQRIKSQDSELKRLQQAEAKCNQNLADLKVTNASLQKINLKLNQNVERLNSDLAKKKSVIKLQNKVIGLLDDTKKTIATSLKDEIAAQQIELVELEDTLKVIFIDRILFDSGSVEINAKGKALLLAFAESIRQQDDQYVLVEGHTDNMPLGPSLKVRFPSNWELSVARAAAVARFLQEEGQLQPQRLSARGYSYYKPVASNKTFGGRHQNRRIEIILSPSNGGP